In the genome of Gloeotrichia echinulata CP02, one region contains:
- a CDS encoding 7-carboxy-7-deazaguanine synthase QueE codes for MTTKTTVIPTARLVEVFSAIQGEGLNVGTRQIFIRFALCDLRCHFCDSAHTWNAPPTCRIEQTPGLRDFEIHSNPVPLPILVEWVERQNLPSLHDSISLTGGEPLLHAPFLAEFLPQVRSLTNLPIYLETGGHRPEQLAMILPYLNSVGMDFKLPSVTGESHWQEHAKSLQICFNTHLQVFVKIIISQTTDPSELKRSALLVADVSRDIPIFLQPVTPLSESEQFTQKPVLAPFPDQILSWQALMKRFVAQVRVVPQTHKMLNQL; via the coding sequence ATGACTACTAAAACTACCGTTATACCTACTGCACGCCTGGTTGAAGTCTTTTCTGCTATTCAAGGGGAAGGACTCAATGTCGGGACACGTCAGATTTTTATTCGCTTTGCTCTTTGCGACTTGCGCTGTCACTTTTGCGATAGTGCCCATACTTGGAATGCGCCCCCAACCTGCAGGATAGAGCAAACCCCTGGATTACGAGACTTTGAAATCCACTCAAATCCAGTCCCACTGCCCATTCTAGTAGAATGGGTTGAACGCCAAAATTTACCTTCATTACACGATAGCATTAGCTTAACTGGAGGCGAACCACTTCTTCATGCCCCATTCTTAGCCGAATTCCTACCGCAAGTGCGATCACTCACCAATTTACCAATCTATCTGGAGACTGGCGGGCATCGACCAGAACAACTGGCGATGATTCTGCCCTATCTAAACTCCGTAGGTATGGATTTCAAATTACCTAGCGTCACCGGCGAAAGCCATTGGCAAGAACACGCAAAATCTCTTCAAATATGTTTTAACACACATTTACAAGTTTTTGTCAAGATAATTATTTCACAAACGACAGACCCATCTGAGTTGAAACGTTCAGCTTTGTTAGTAGCAGATGTTAGTCGAGATATCCCAATATTTTTACAACCTGTCACACCTTTGTCTGAGTCTGAACAATTTACCCAAAAGCCTGTACTAGCCCCATTTCCAGACCAAATTCTGAGTTGGCAAGCTTTAATGAAGCGATTTGTTGCCCAAGTTCGCGTTGTACCCCAGACTCATAAAATGTTGAACCAGCTGTGA
- the lpxB gene encoding lipid-A-disaccharide synthase: MRIFISTGEVSGDLQGSLLIAALKRQAVAAGLELEILALGGEKMAAAGATLLGNTSGISSMGLLESLPYIVPTLLVQRQAIASLKQNPPDLVVLIDYMGPNLGIGTHMQQHLPQVPVVYYIAPQEWVWSLSLQNTTRIVKFTHKLLAIFPEEARYYGQQGANVTWVGHPLVDRMQNPPSRSQARDKLGISSDQMAIALLPASRRQELKYLLPVIFQAAQTIQAKLPDVHFWIPLSLEVYRKPIEQAIRRYGLKATIVSGQQKEVFAAADFAITKSGTVNLELALLNVPQVVVYRLSPITAWIGYKILKGSIPFASPVNLMVMKPIVPELLQEQATVENITQAAMELLLNPERKQQTLTDYQQMRQSLGEVGVCDRAAQEILQMLPNLPASI, encoded by the coding sequence ATGCGGATATTTATCAGCACTGGTGAAGTGTCTGGCGATTTGCAAGGGTCGCTGCTGATAGCAGCGCTAAAGCGTCAAGCTGTTGCTGCTGGGTTGGAATTAGAAATTTTGGCTCTAGGTGGCGAAAAAATGGCTGCGGCTGGGGCAACCCTTCTGGGCAATACTAGTGGTATTAGCTCAATGGGTCTTCTAGAATCCCTGCCTTACATTGTGCCTACTCTTCTGGTACAACGACAAGCGATCGCCTCCCTCAAGCAAAATCCACCGGACTTGGTGGTGCTGATTGACTATATGGGGCCAAATCTCGGTATTGGGACTCACATGCAACAGCATCTGCCACAGGTGCCTGTAGTATATTACATAGCTCCCCAGGAATGGGTTTGGTCTTTGAGTCTGCAAAACACTACCCGAATTGTTAAGTTTACACATAAGCTTTTAGCTATTTTTCCCGAAGAAGCCCGTTATTATGGGCAGCAAGGCGCCAATGTTACCTGGGTAGGGCATCCCCTTGTTGACCGGATGCAAAACCCTCCCAGTCGCTCACAAGCCCGCGATAAATTGGGTATTTCATCCGATCAGATGGCGATCGCCCTTTTACCTGCTTCTCGTCGTCAAGAACTCAAATATCTTTTACCAGTAATTTTCCAAGCAGCCCAAACTATTCAAGCTAAATTACCTGATGTTCATTTCTGGATTCCCCTGTCTCTAGAAGTCTACCGAAAACCAATTGAGCAGGCTATTAGGCGTTACGGTTTAAAGGCTACAATTGTATCGGGTCAACAAAAAGAAGTTTTTGCCGCAGCTGATTTTGCAATTACCAAATCTGGTACCGTCAACCTGGAACTTGCTCTATTAAACGTACCGCAAGTGGTTGTTTATCGCCTCAGTCCCATTACGGCTTGGATTGGTTATAAAATCCTCAAAGGTTCTATCCCCTTTGCATCGCCAGTTAATTTGATGGTAATGAAGCCAATTGTACCAGAGTTGTTACAAGAGCAAGCCACAGTAGAAAATATTACCCAAGCCGCGATGGAATTATTGCTTAACCCTGAGCGTAAACAGCAAACCTTAACAGATTATCAGCAAATGCGGCAATCTTTGGGAGAAGTAGGGGTCTGCGATCGCGCTGCTCAAGAAATTTTGCAAATGCTACCAAATTTACCAGCATCAATTTAA
- the mnmH gene encoding tRNA 2-selenouridine(34) synthase MnmH translates to MSPSLIYSQQPWTETYSEIIDVRSPREFAEDHIPGAINLPVLNNAERAEIGTIYKQVCPFTARKIGGALVSRNIYQHLSQHFAAKNKDYRPLVYCGRGGQRSGSMALALAQIGWRVTILEGGYKTYRAYIRQELEHLPQQFTYQILCGLTGSGKTYILDKMRQRGAQVLDLESLANHRGSLLGQEWLGELSAQPSQKYFETLLIQQLQQFNPHQPVWVESESTKIGRLFLPQSLWEKMKLASCVELELAVGARVQLLLEEYPHLVTHTHILKRKLEKLKFRCGWEKLGQWYKLIDDGEWELFVKDILSSYYDPIYRQSINRYFNTAEQLLSTPDLSDSSIDNLLDSLLPNCLAVT, encoded by the coding sequence ATGTCTCCTTCTCTTATCTACAGTCAGCAACCCTGGACGGAAACTTATAGTGAAATCATTGATGTGCGTTCACCTAGGGAATTTGCTGAAGATCACATCCCTGGAGCGATTAATTTACCAGTGCTAAATAATGCCGAACGGGCGGAAATTGGAACGATTTATAAACAAGTTTGCCCGTTTACAGCCCGTAAAATTGGCGGTGCTTTAGTATCCAGAAATATCTACCAGCATCTGAGTCAACACTTTGCTGCTAAAAATAAAGACTACCGTCCTTTGGTTTACTGCGGGCGCGGTGGACAACGTTCCGGTAGCATGGCTTTGGCGCTGGCGCAAATTGGCTGGCGCGTAACGATACTTGAAGGGGGTTACAAAACTTATCGTGCTTATATACGCCAGGAATTAGAACATCTACCACAACAATTCACTTATCAGATATTGTGTGGTCTAACGGGTAGTGGTAAAACCTATATCTTAGATAAAATGCGTCAGCGTGGCGCTCAGGTGTTAGATTTGGAAAGTTTAGCTAACCATCGAGGTTCTTTGCTGGGTCAAGAATGGTTAGGGGAACTTTCAGCCCAACCTTCACAAAAATACTTTGAAACTCTGCTAATACAACAGCTACAACAGTTTAACCCTCATCAGCCCGTATGGGTAGAATCGGAAAGTACAAAAATTGGGCGACTTTTTTTGCCTCAGTCTTTGTGGGAGAAAATGAAGTTAGCTAGCTGTGTAGAACTTGAATTAGCTGTAGGTGCTAGAGTCCAGCTACTTTTAGAGGAATATCCTCATTTGGTGACTCATACTCATATTTTAAAACGGAAGCTGGAAAAACTTAAATTTCGCTGTGGTTGGGAAAAATTAGGTCAGTGGTATAAGTTAATTGATGATGGCGAGTGGGAATTATTCGTGAAAGATATTTTGTCTTCGTACTACGATCCCATCTATAGGCAATCAATCAACCGCTATTTTAACACAGCCGAACAATTGCTATCTACCCCTGATTTATCTGATAGCAGTATTGATAATTTGTTAGATTCCTTACTCCCCAATTGTTTAGCAGTAACCTAG
- a CDS encoding sugar transferase, giving the protein MGTKVQSFMTRQPKEVDFSVTPLNETAIIEVPVRLSVLEAVGFKQTCHDLTEISPHPQQIIIDFHQTTFIDSSGLGALVSNFKITKEKGINFILRNVTPPVMAVLNLTELDQVFSIESLGSLSPKEDSNLPDTQGLTTGKIEQLPTTHPSIASWPKRLIDIVGSLIGLVITGILLIPIAVAIQIDDPGPLFFSQTRCGWMGKRFEIWKFRSMCVDAEAKKSEVKNQVEGAFFKNDKDPRVTDVGRFLRRTSLDELPQFWNVLKGDMSLVGTRPPTPDEVERYEVPEWQRLDVKPGMTGEWQVNGRSKVRNFEDVIRLDLQYQQNWSLLYDFKLIFKTIVILFNKNSGAF; this is encoded by the coding sequence ATGGGAACGAAAGTGCAAAGCTTCATGACTAGGCAACCCAAAGAGGTCGATTTTTCGGTTACTCCCCTAAACGAAACGGCAATCATAGAAGTACCAGTGCGGTTAAGCGTGCTTGAGGCTGTAGGCTTTAAGCAAACCTGCCACGATTTAACTGAGATTAGTCCACATCCTCAACAAATCATCATTGACTTTCACCAAACTACTTTTATAGATAGTAGTGGTTTAGGTGCCTTGGTGAGTAATTTCAAAATCACCAAGGAAAAAGGGATTAATTTTATACTGCGAAACGTTACACCTCCGGTAATGGCAGTGTTAAATCTCACAGAATTGGATCAAGTTTTTTCTATTGAATCTCTTGGAAGTTTATCACCAAAAGAAGATAGCAACCTCCCAGATACCCAGGGGTTGACTACCGGTAAAATTGAGCAGCTACCAACGACTCATCCCTCCATAGCATCTTGGCCCAAACGATTGATAGATATTGTTGGCTCTCTCATAGGTTTGGTAATTACAGGAATTTTGTTAATTCCCATTGCGGTGGCGATTCAAATTGATGATCCTGGCCCGCTTTTCTTTAGTCAAACCCGTTGTGGTTGGATGGGGAAACGGTTTGAAATTTGGAAATTCCGCTCAATGTGTGTAGATGCAGAAGCGAAAAAATCCGAAGTAAAAAACCAAGTCGAAGGTGCATTCTTCAAGAATGATAAAGACCCCAGAGTTACCGATGTAGGACGCTTCTTGCGGCGAACTAGCCTCGATGAATTGCCACAATTTTGGAACGTACTCAAAGGAGATATGAGTTTAGTAGGTACTAGACCACCCACCCCTGATGAGGTTGAACGATACGAAGTACCAGAATGGCAAAGGTTGGATGTTAAACCAGGGATGACTGGAGAATGGCAAGTAAATGGACGGTCTAAAGTACGTAATTTTGAAGATGTGATTCGTTTGGATTTACAGTATCAACAAAACTGGAGTTTGCTGTACGATTTCAAACTTATTTTCAAAACCATAGTCATCCTTTTTAATAAAAACAGTGGTGCATTTTAG
- a CDS encoding DNA cytosine methyltransferase produces MTHLKENQKKRPIAVDLFAGAGGMTLGFEQAGFDVLASVEIDPIHCATHEFNFPFWHILCKSVEETTSQEIRNTSAIGNQEIDVVFGGPPCQGFSLIGKRFFDDPRNSLVFHYIRLVLELQPKFFVLENVKGMTIGKHQEFIAEIINKFAAKGYKVRKKYQVLNSAEFGVPQNRERLFLLGCRDDFELPNYPLPITKPANKKNSPARGTSPCAPTEIPSSPTVWDALKDLPEIEKYAELYQRDWVVADFGKPSNYGKILRGLDSTEHDYSYKRKYDSRILTSSLRTKHNLESIKRFAATPYGKTEPISRFHKLDPEGICNTLRAGTPSNKGAFTSPRPIHPFIPRCITVREAARLHSYPDWFRFHVTKWHGFRQIGNSVPPLLAKAVAAEIIQKLNVCPCKPGDIQILDHDNLLMYNMSEASEYYGVDSRTIEPRIRCISKSKAIYYTCSI; encoded by the coding sequence ATGACTCATCTAAAAGAAAATCAAAAAAAACGCCCTATTGCTGTCGATTTATTTGCTGGTGCTGGTGGAATGACTCTCGGCTTTGAACAAGCTGGATTTGATGTGCTTGCATCTGTGGAAATAGACCCTATTCATTGTGCAACACATGAGTTTAATTTCCCTTTTTGGCATATCTTATGTAAAAGTGTTGAGGAAACTACAAGTCAAGAAATTAGAAACACTTCAGCTATTGGTAATCAGGAAATTGATGTAGTGTTTGGCGGTCCACCATGCCAAGGATTTTCATTGATAGGTAAACGTTTTTTTGACGATCCGAGAAATTCTCTGGTATTTCATTATATTCGATTAGTATTAGAACTTCAGCCCAAATTTTTTGTCTTGGAAAATGTCAAAGGCATGACTATAGGCAAACATCAAGAATTTATCGCAGAGATTATTAATAAATTTGCAGCTAAAGGGTACAAAGTCAGGAAAAAATATCAAGTTTTAAATTCTGCCGAATTTGGAGTACCACAAAATCGTGAAAGATTATTTCTTCTAGGTTGTCGTGATGATTTTGAACTACCAAATTATCCACTTCCAATTACTAAACCTGCAAACAAAAAAAATTCGCCCGCTAGGGGTACAAGTCCTTGCGCCCCTACTGAAATTCCATCTAGTCCTACAGTTTGGGATGCACTGAAAGACTTACCAGAAATAGAAAAATATGCGGAATTATATCAACGGGATTGGGTAGTTGCAGATTTTGGTAAGCCTAGCAATTATGGTAAGATCCTTCGTGGACTTGACTCTACCGAGCATGACTATTCATATAAACGTAAGTATGACTCTAGAATACTTACATCCAGTTTAAGAACAAAGCATAATTTAGAGTCTATTAAAAGATTTGCCGCTACTCCTTATGGTAAAACTGAACCAATAAGTCGCTTTCATAAACTTGACCCTGAAGGAATTTGTAACACACTTAGGGCAGGAACTCCTAGTAATAAAGGAGCTTTTACTTCTCCTAGACCTATTCACCCTTTTATCCCAAGATGTATTACTGTACGTGAAGCTGCACGTTTGCATTCTTATCCTGACTGGTTTCGATTCCATGTAACTAAATGGCATGGATTTCGACAAATAGGAAATTCTGTTCCTCCTTTATTAGCTAAAGCAGTAGCAGCGGAAATTATCCAAAAACTTAATGTTTGTCCCTGTAAACCAGGAGATATACAAATATTAGATCATGATAATTTATTAATGTATAATATGTCAGAAGCATCTGAATATTACGGTGTTGATTCACGGACAATAGAGCCAAGAATAAGATGTATATCTAAAAGTAAAGCAATTTATTATACCTGTTCAATCTAA
- a CDS encoding BamA/TamA family outer membrane protein encodes MRLYPILVAAVAIAAPVSGSLSANAQTADSSKQTTEGFTLTTNQQSQKDSDPDYSHENRESGLQSRGASELEGLQNRAIATSPINSAVEGLQNRAIATSPINSAVEGLQIRAIATSPTNSATTTPTKVQISQTTPKPKPVTPTVPKPAPGAKPAPNPPTGTQKPKPSPTPSPTPSQDNPNPPVGTPVFPTTPETSDTAEPRVLVSEVAVKSETGQLSRELEDQVYKVIRTQAGRTTTRSQLQEDINAIFGTGFFSNVQAQPEDTPLGVRVSFVVQPNPTLTKVQIQANPGTSVASVLPANTADEIFREQYGKILNLRDLQESIKKLTKQYQDKGYVLANVIGSPQVSETGVVTLQVAEGVVEDIRIRFRNKDGQETDDKGKPIRGRTQEYIIKREVELKPGQVFNRNTVQKDLQRIFGLGLFEDVNVSLDPGTDPSKVNVVVNVAERNSGSIAAGAGISSSSGLFGTISYQEQNLNGRNQKLGTEIQVGQRELLFDLRFTDPWIDGDIYRTSYTTNLFRRSSISLIFDGKDNNIETYTPGGTGGDRPRVLRLGGGVTFTRPLSPNPYQFSEWTASAGLQYQRVSTRDADGNVRTQGTVYRNGVPSQLVPLSQSGTGQDDLLLLQFGAQRDARNNPLQPTSGNYLRFGLDQSLPIGQGNIFLTRLKGSYSQYIPVQLISLGKGPQTLAFNIQGGTVLGDLPPYEAFTLGGSNSVRGYEDGILSSGRSYVQASLEYRFPVISIVNGALFFDFGSDLGSSTAAGEILNKNGTGYGYGVGVRVQSPLGPIRIDYGINDEGSSRINFGIGERF; translated from the coding sequence ATGCGTTTATATCCTATATTGGTGGCAGCAGTAGCAATTGCGGCCCCTGTGAGTGGCTCACTAAGTGCAAATGCACAAACCGCTGACAGTTCAAAACAGACAACAGAGGGTTTCACACTAACGACAAATCAACAGTCCCAAAAGGACAGTGATCCAGATTACTCTCATGAAAACCGAGAATCTGGCTTGCAGTCTAGGGGCGCTAGTGAACTTGAGGGTTTACAGAACCGGGCGATCGCCACCTCCCCAATAAATTCAGCAGTTGAGGGTTTACAGAACCGGGCGATCGCCACCTCCCCAATAAATTCAGCAGTTGAGGGTTTACAGATCCGGGCGATCGCCACCTCCCCAACAAATTCAGCAACGACGACGCCAACCAAAGTACAAATTTCGCAAACAACCCCAAAACCGAAACCCGTAACGCCAACAGTCCCAAAACCGGCGCCTGGAGCAAAACCCGCACCCAATCCGCCTACAGGTACTCAAAAACCAAAACCATCGCCAACACCAAGCCCCACTCCCAGTCAAGATAATCCCAACCCACCTGTAGGGACACCTGTATTCCCCACAACCCCAGAAACATCAGACACGGCCGAACCCCGCGTACTAGTATCAGAGGTAGCGGTAAAATCTGAGACAGGCCAACTTTCACGGGAACTGGAAGACCAAGTTTATAAAGTAATTCGTACCCAAGCGGGAAGGACAACCACCCGTTCTCAGCTACAAGAAGATATTAATGCTATCTTTGGCACTGGGTTCTTTTCCAATGTCCAAGCCCAACCAGAAGATACCCCATTGGGAGTGCGCGTCAGCTTTGTTGTCCAGCCTAACCCCACCCTGACCAAGGTACAAATTCAAGCCAATCCTGGCACCAGTGTTGCCTCCGTATTACCTGCCAACACAGCAGATGAAATATTTCGCGAACAGTATGGGAAAATACTTAATTTACGCGACTTACAGGAAAGCATTAAGAAATTAACTAAGCAGTATCAAGATAAAGGCTACGTATTGGCGAACGTAATTGGATCGCCGCAGGTGTCAGAGACGGGAGTTGTTACCCTCCAAGTAGCGGAAGGGGTAGTCGAAGACATTAGAATCCGGTTTCGGAATAAAGATGGACAAGAAACAGACGATAAAGGAAAACCCATCCGGGGTCGGACACAGGAATACATTATTAAACGAGAAGTGGAGTTGAAACCAGGACAAGTATTCAACCGCAACACAGTCCAAAAAGACCTGCAGCGAATATTTGGGCTGGGATTATTTGAAGATGTCAACGTCTCTCTTGACCCGGGAACTGACCCCAGCAAGGTGAATGTAGTTGTCAACGTGGCTGAACGCAACAGCGGCTCTATTGCTGCTGGGGCGGGGATTAGTTCTTCCAGTGGACTATTTGGCACCATCAGTTATCAAGAGCAAAACCTCAACGGTAGAAACCAAAAATTAGGGACAGAAATCCAGGTGGGACAACGGGAATTGCTGTTTGACCTCCGCTTTACAGATCCGTGGATTGACGGAGATATTTACAGAACTTCTTACACAACTAATCTTTTCCGCCGCAGCTCGATTTCCTTAATTTTTGATGGTAAAGATAACAACATTGAGACTTATACACCAGGTGGCACCGGGGGCGATCGCCCCCGTGTTTTGCGGTTAGGTGGCGGTGTCACCTTTACCCGTCCCCTCAGCCCCAATCCCTACCAATTTTCCGAATGGACGGCTTCAGCAGGCTTGCAGTATCAACGAGTTTCCACCCGTGATGCTGATGGTAATGTCAGAACTCAAGGAACAGTGTACCGAAATGGCGTGCCCTCACAATTAGTTCCCCTGAGTCAATCAGGCACAGGTCAAGACGATTTACTCCTATTGCAATTTGGCGCACAGCGCGATGCTCGTAATAATCCCTTGCAACCTACCAGCGGGAATTACCTCCGTTTTGGCCTCGATCAGTCTTTGCCCATAGGACAAGGTAATATTTTTCTCACTAGGTTAAAGGGTAGCTATAGCCAATATATTCCCGTACAGTTAATTAGTCTGGGCAAAGGACCACAAACCCTGGCGTTTAACATCCAAGGTGGAACTGTGTTGGGAGACTTACCCCCCTATGAAGCCTTTACCCTTGGTGGTAGCAACTCCGTTCGCGGTTATGAAGACGGAATATTAAGCAGCGGACGCAGTTATGTGCAAGCTTCATTAGAATACCGCTTCCCAGTTATCTCAATAGTCAACGGCGCACTATTTTTTGATTTTGGTAGTGATTTAGGAAGCAGTACCGCAGCCGGTGAGATACTCAACAAAAACGGTACAGGCTACGGTTATGGTGTTGGTGTTCGCGTCCAGTCGCCACTGGGGCCAATTCGCATTGACTACGGTATCAACGACGAAGGTAGTAGCCGGATCAATTTTGGTATTGGCGAAAGATTTTAA
- the lpxC gene encoding UDP-3-O-acyl-N-acetylglucosamine deacetylase: protein MPQHTLAAEITQTGVGLHSGVSTHVRILPAEAGKGRYFVRVDLPDVPIIPAQVAAVSQTLLSTQLGKDAASVRTVEHLLASLMGMGVDNARIEIDGPEVPLLDGSAKLWTESITAAGLVSQPVTDDEVPLAISEPIWVYQGDAFVCALPAPETRFSYGIDFDLPAIGNQWHSWSRGADLENASASFAAEIAPARTFGLLHQIEHLQQSGLIKGGSLDNALVCGPEGWINPSLRYANEPVRHKILDLVGDLSLLGILPCAHFLGYKASHNLHIQLALRILDLR from the coding sequence ATGCCACAACACACCTTAGCTGCAGAAATAACCCAAACTGGAGTGGGGCTGCATAGCGGTGTGAGTACCCACGTTCGGATACTACCAGCCGAGGCGGGCAAGGGGCGTTATTTTGTACGGGTGGATTTACCAGATGTGCCAATCATTCCGGCACAAGTTGCAGCTGTTAGTCAGACTTTGCTCTCGACTCAGTTGGGTAAAGATGCGGCCAGCGTTCGCACGGTCGAGCATTTGTTGGCCTCCCTTATGGGTATGGGTGTGGATAACGCCCGGATTGAAATTGATGGACCAGAAGTGCCGCTTTTGGACGGTTCGGCCAAGCTGTGGACAGAAAGCATCACAGCAGCTGGCTTAGTTTCACAACCTGTGACCGACGACGAAGTACCCCTGGCTATTTCTGAGCCAATTTGGGTCTATCAGGGTGATGCCTTTGTTTGTGCCCTCCCTGCGCCAGAAACTCGTTTTAGCTACGGTATTGACTTCGATCTGCCTGCTATTGGTAATCAATGGCACAGTTGGTCACGGGGTGCTGATCTAGAAAATGCCTCTGCTAGCTTCGCTGCAGAAATTGCTCCCGCCCGCACTTTTGGGTTACTGCATCAAATCGAACATCTACAGCAATCAGGGTTAATCAAAGGTGGTAGCTTGGATAACGCCCTGGTTTGTGGCCCTGAAGGTTGGATCAATCCATCCTTAAGATATGCAAATGAGCCAGTACGTCATAAAATCTTGGATTTAGTAGGAGATTTGAGTTTATTAGGAATTTTGCCCTGCGCTCATTTCTTAGGGTATAAAGCCAGCCATAATTTACATATTCAACTGGCTTTGAGAATTTTAGATTTGAGATGA
- a CDS encoding DUF3318 domain-containing protein, whose amino-acid sequence MTSYATSSAKAEMSELRRLKGLLPPELQSWVTVEGTTEVSPPLIRSEEIGKDQVEIQIDLVKWDALAMDQRNLLFWHEVARIQNDTIPKDGWEMAALAIGLGGAVGELWVQDGLLLVLALALCGVSGWRLYQKNNGDKQLQELLNADEKAIALATRFGYSLPNAYKSLGSALKTLIDNTPSKRQRSRYEARLSALKRSANKAKSKSRTTDDGDL is encoded by the coding sequence ATGACATCCTATGCAACCTCCTCTGCCAAAGCGGAAATGAGTGAACTCCGGCGGTTGAAAGGCTTACTACCGCCAGAATTGCAAAGCTGGGTCACGGTTGAAGGCACTACTGAAGTCAGTCCACCCCTGATCCGCAGCGAAGAAATTGGTAAAGACCAGGTAGAAATTCAAATTGACCTGGTAAAATGGGATGCTTTGGCAATGGATCAGCGTAATTTGCTGTTCTGGCACGAAGTAGCCCGGATTCAAAATGACACAATTCCCAAAGATGGTTGGGAAATGGCAGCACTGGCGATTGGTTTAGGTGGTGCTGTCGGTGAGTTGTGGGTACAGGATGGATTGCTCTTAGTGTTAGCTTTGGCGCTGTGTGGCGTGTCAGGCTGGCGACTATATCAAAAGAATAACGGGGACAAGCAACTACAAGAATTGTTGAATGCTGACGAAAAAGCGATCGCCTTAGCAACTCGCTTTGGTTATAGTCTCCCCAACGCCTACAAAAGCCTTGGTAGCGCCTTAAAAACCCTGATTGACAACACACCCAGCAAGCGTCAACGGTCTAGATACGAAGCACGACTTTCTGCCCTCAAACGCAGTGCCAATAAGGCAAAAAGTAAATCTAGAACTACAGACGACGGCGATTTGTAA
- the lpxA gene encoding acyl-ACP--UDP-N-acetylglucosamine O-acyltransferase, which produces MKTLIHPTAVVHPNSELHPSVQVGAYAVIGAHVKVGPETIIGAHVVLEGPCEIGARNQIFAGAAIGMEPQDLKFVGEPSWVKIGDNNQIREYVTINRATGAGEATVIGNGNLLMAYVHVAHNCIIEDHVIIPNSVALAGHVYIESRARLGGVLGVHQFVRIGRHAMIGGMARIDRDVPPYMLVEGNPARVRTLNLVGLKRSGMDLATLQTLKKAFRILYRSNLSFKEALEQLEQLGDIEQLQHLRRFLLLSQMPGRRGLIPGKGKPSASDE; this is translated from the coding sequence TTGAAGACGCTTATTCATCCAACTGCTGTAGTTCATCCTAACTCGGAACTCCATCCATCAGTGCAAGTCGGTGCCTATGCTGTGATTGGAGCGCATGTCAAAGTTGGCCCGGAAACTATTATTGGCGCTCATGTAGTGCTAGAAGGGCCATGTGAAATTGGGGCGCGAAATCAGATTTTTGCAGGAGCAGCCATCGGTATGGAACCCCAGGATCTCAAGTTTGTGGGAGAACCTAGTTGGGTCAAAATCGGCGACAATAATCAGATTCGCGAATACGTCACCATTAACCGCGCCACTGGTGCCGGGGAAGCCACGGTGATTGGTAATGGTAATCTGTTGATGGCTTATGTCCACGTAGCTCACAACTGTATAATTGAAGATCATGTTATAATTCCTAACTCCGTGGCTCTGGCGGGTCATGTCTATATAGAATCACGCGCTAGGCTGGGTGGGGTTTTAGGAGTTCATCAATTTGTACGTATTGGTAGACACGCGATGATTGGGGGGATGGCACGCATTGACCGCGATGTGCCGCCATATATGTTAGTGGAGGGGAATCCCGCGCGGGTGCGGACTCTTAACCTTGTAGGACTTAAACGTTCTGGAATGGACCTAGCCACCTTACAAACCCTGAAAAAAGCCTTCCGGATTCTCTATCGCTCTAACTTAAGCTTTAAAGAAGCTTTAGAACAGCTAGAACAGTTAGGGGATATCGAACAGCTACAACACCTGCGTCGCTTCCTACTCCTTTCTCAAATGCCCGGAAGACGTGGTTTAATTCCTGGAAAGGGGAAACCAAGCGCGAGTGATGAATGA
- the fabZ gene encoding 3-hydroxyacyl-ACP dehydratase FabZ — protein sequence MSILTEPNTINTTAPASTENQADDENTTPETKITFTSEEIQKLLPHRYPFLLVDRIIDYVPGKRAVGLKNVTVNEPHFPGHFPQRPLMPGVLIVEAMAQVGGIVLTQLPEMEGGLFVFAGIDKVRFRRQVVPGDQLIMTVELLWVKQRRFGKMQARAEVDGQIATEGELMFSLVN from the coding sequence ATGTCAATCCTCACCGAACCCAATACCATCAATACGACCGCACCTGCATCTACCGAAAATCAGGCTGATGATGAAAATACTACACCAGAAACTAAAATCACTTTCACATCTGAAGAAATTCAGAAGCTTCTACCCCATCGCTATCCCTTTTTACTTGTAGACCGGATTATTGACTACGTACCAGGAAAACGAGCTGTGGGCTTGAAAAACGTCACTGTTAATGAACCCCATTTTCCCGGACATTTCCCTCAACGTCCACTGATGCCTGGTGTGCTAATTGTCGAAGCAATGGCACAAGTAGGCGGTATCGTCTTGACACAATTGCCCGAAATGGAAGGAGGATTGTTCGTGTTTGCTGGTATCGATAAAGTCCGCTTCCGTCGCCAAGTAGTACCGGGGGATCAGCTGATAATGACTGTGGAACTGTTGTGGGTTAAACAACGTCGATTCGGTAAAATGCAAGCCCGTGCTGAAGTTGACGGACAGATCGCTACTGAAGGCGAACTAATGTTTTCCCTTGTAAACTAA